Proteins from a genomic interval of Thermoplasmatales archaeon:
- a CDS encoding iron-containing alcohol dehydrogenase, whose product MWFFRSPKIIYGEDSLSFLGTLDIKKTLIVTDQLLSKTSIPSRVIDALGHDVDVRIFDKIGVEPKLSDIVKGTEFLEKFDPDCIIGVEGGSSMDAAKVLFAMNEIPGLSPFDITPINDLKLHKKSKLVEVPTTSGTGSECSWAAVFSDDVEKRKNEIASPEILADYAILDPSLVIDLPKEQTVNTATDAVTHAIEAYVSQWRNVFSDAMAEKALELIIPNISIVLKDPRNLDARNKVHIGASMAGISFSNSQIGLAHALGHAIGAEFKIAHGKAVGLYLPHVISFNYDLVKDRYEKLNSLFPEEYKSKDLSETVSKFLGAVGEARKVSEAGIDPNEYLDRIEEIVSLASESTGMLTNAKDSTSEDLRNIARSVV is encoded by the coding sequence ATGTGGTTTTTTAGATCACCCAAGATTATATATGGAGAAGATTCACTTAGTTTTCTGGGCACGCTTGATATTAAGAAAACTTTGATAGTAACCGATCAACTTCTTTCCAAAACGTCAATTCCGTCTAGAGTAATAGATGCGCTTGGCCATGATGTGGATGTAAGAATTTTTGATAAAATAGGTGTAGAACCAAAACTTTCAGACATTGTAAAAGGAACAGAATTCCTGGAGAAGTTCGATCCGGACTGCATTATTGGAGTTGAAGGTGGCTCATCCATGGATGCGGCGAAAGTACTCTTTGCAATGAATGAGATTCCTGGTCTTTCCCCGTTTGACATTACTCCGATAAACGATCTCAAATTACATAAGAAGAGCAAGCTGGTTGAGGTACCTACTACCAGCGGAACAGGTTCAGAATGCTCTTGGGCAGCAGTCTTCAGCGACGATGTGGAGAAGAGGAAAAATGAGATAGCCTCTCCGGAAATACTTGCCGACTATGCGATTCTTGATCCATCTCTTGTCATCGACTTGCCGAAGGAACAGACAGTCAATACTGCCACAGATGCCGTAACGCATGCCATTGAGGCCTATGTTAGTCAATGGCGTAACGTTTTCTCGGACGCCATGGCTGAAAAAGCGCTTGAGCTAATTATTCCAAACATTTCCATAGTTCTCAAAGATCCAAGGAATCTCGACGCGCGTAACAAAGTTCATATTGGCGCTTCTATGGCAGGCATAAGCTTTTCAAATTCCCAGATAGGCCTTGCTCATGCCCTTGGTCATGCAATAGGTGCGGAATTCAAGATCGCACACGGGAAGGCCGTCGGGTTGTACCTGCCACATGTTATATCTTTCAATTACGATCTTGTTAAAGACCGCTACGAAAAGCTAAATTCACTATTCCCAGAGGAGTACAAGTCCAAGGATTTGTCTGAAACTGTTTCCAAGTTCCTTGGAGCCGTTGGTGAAGCTAGGAAAGTCAGTGAAGCGGGAATAGATCCGAATGAGTACTTAGATCGTATAGAGGAGATTGTTTCACTGGCCTCTGAATCGACTGGAATGTTGACAAACGCGAAGGATTCTACATCTGAGGATCTGAGAAATATTGCGAGGAGCGTTGTTTGA
- a CDS encoding SCP2 sterol-binding domain-containing protein, producing the protein MAKFPSDEWVGEYSEKLNSNQNYADAGKSWEGDILFVVKPDTGQGTEEHIYLDLYHGKCRAAKYIHPGEEVPNAQFKYIGNFGNWRRLINKEIDPIQGILTGKFKLEGSMMKIMRYTKAAKEMVNTASMVKTEF; encoded by the coding sequence ATGGCAAAATTTCCAAGCGATGAATGGGTGGGTGAATACAGCGAAAAGCTGAATTCGAATCAGAACTATGCTGATGCCGGAAAAAGTTGGGAGGGAGATATACTTTTTGTGGTGAAACCAGATACTGGGCAAGGTACCGAGGAACATATCTATCTAGATTTATATCATGGGAAATGTAGAGCAGCAAAATACATTCATCCTGGTGAAGAAGTTCCAAATGCTCAGTTCAAGTATATCGGAAATTTTGGGAACTGGCGACGCCTTATAAACAAAGAAATAGATCCTATCCAGGGTATACTTACCGGTAAGTTCAAACTCGAAGGGTCGATGATGAAGATAATGCGTTATACAAAAGCCGCTAAAGAAATGGTTAACACTGCTTCAATGGTAAAGACGGAATTTTAG